CCGGTTCGCTATCGAATCGTCCGGTCGCGTTGTCCCAGGACGTCCCGCTTCGCGAAGCAAATGACGATGACGAATATGACGGCTGCGGCCAGCAGGTATATCAAACCGCCGAACGCAATAAAGTGGCTCATGTTGGCGACAGGATTTTCGCGCGGGCCATGGTCCGCGTACCAGCCCGCCAGTTTTGTGGCCGCGGCGCCGCCAACCCACCCCACGGTATTCATGATACCTGCCGCCGAGGCGCGCGACCGAGGATGCACGACATCGTAAAGTGAGGCGAAAATTCCAGCGTCATAGAACCCCTTGCATAACCCGAAACAGATCATGGCGAAAATCAGGGTCCGCACGCTTTCGGTGAGACCCACCGCCGCAATGAAGCCCGCTCCCACCAGCAATCCGCCCGCCTGCGCAAGCATGCGTCCGCCCGCCAACCGCCGCGCGAGCCGGTCCGCCACAACCCCCGCCAGCGGCACGCTGAACGCGCTCGCCAGGTGAATATAAACCGCCCCGCTCAATCCCGCGGACGACAGTTCGAAATGGAATTTTTCCTTGAGAAATGTCGGCGTCCAGAAAAGGAAGACCGCTGCCACCGCATTGGCGCCGGCGAACACGGCCATCAGCGCGACTCCCGTGGGCGTTCTAAAAATGTCCCGCAGCACAACGCCAACGCGCGGCGAAGGCT
The window above is part of the Candidatus Angelobacter sp. genome. Proteins encoded here:
- a CDS encoding MFS transporter, translating into MKTDPAEPSTSTSVSARYKWWVVFMLWFVCFFNYADRQALSGVAPKLKEEFGFTNDDIGMIGSAFMWVYAGAAPLAGFIGDRIRRKDLILGGCLFWSLITVMTGWCGKLWQFVSVRALEGFGETFYFPASMSLVSDYHTPATRSRAMSFHQSSVYAGTILGSWLGAWFAVRLGWRSGFYFFGGAGVVVAFALFCFLREPRRGRAEALATAEPSPRVGVVLRDIFRTPTGVALMAVFAGANAVAAVFLFWTPTFLKEKFHFELSSAGLSGAVYIHLASAFSVPLAGVVADRLARRLAGGRMLAQAGGLLVGAGFIAAVGLTESVRTLIFAMICFGLCKGFYDAGIFASLYDVVHPRSRASAAGIMNTVGWVGGAAATKLAGWYADHGPRENPVANMSHFIAFGGLIYLLAAAVIFVIVICFAKRDVLGQRDRTIR